The Leptospira sp. WS39.C2 genome contains a region encoding:
- a CDS encoding DedA family protein: MDFLQTLVSIFMQYGYFAVFGILILCGFGLPVPEDISLTAGGVISGLGYANVHIMFFVGMAGVLIGDSFVFWLGKHYGEKALTLPVLRTVLHPERFDKVREQFKKYGRWVVFVGRFMPGLRMPIFFTAGTSKQISFFLFLLTDGFAALISVPIWVYLGYYFAHNFDELMGWVRGGQTLIFILFALLILVLVFFWWRRKHREGKNK, encoded by the coding sequence ATGGACTTTCTACAAACCTTAGTTTCCATTTTTATGCAATACGGTTATTTTGCCGTTTTCGGAATTCTAATCCTTTGCGGATTTGGACTCCCAGTCCCAGAAGATATCTCACTAACAGCAGGGGGAGTTATTTCTGGCCTTGGGTATGCAAATGTCCATATCATGTTTTTTGTCGGTATGGCTGGTGTTCTCATCGGTGATTCTTTTGTATTTTGGCTAGGAAAACACTATGGGGAGAAAGCTCTCACCTTACCAGTCTTACGTACTGTTTTACACCCAGAACGATTTGATAAAGTTAGGGAACAATTTAAAAAATACGGAAGATGGGTTGTCTTTGTTGGAAGGTTTATGCCTGGACTTAGGATGCCAATCTTTTTCACTGCTGGGACTTCCAAACAAATCAGTTTTTTTCTATTTTTACTCACAGATGGATTTGCTGCCCTTATTTCTGTTCCTATTTGGGTTTATCTAGGATATTATTTTGCTCATAATTTTGATGAACTGATGGGTTGGGTTCGGGGTGGACAAACCTTAATCTTCATCCTTTTTGCCTTACTCATCTTGGTTCTTGTTTTCTTTTGGTGGCGGAGGAAACACCGCGAAGGAAAGAACAAATGA
- a CDS encoding deoxyguanosinetriphosphate triphosphohydrolase, which produces MKKGRNELLEDEEKILAPYAVGSRNSGGRAYPEPEHPYRLPFQRDKDRIIHSHAFKRLEYKTQVFVYSEGDHFRNRLTHTLEVAGISKTISKVLGLNEDLSESIALAHDLGHSPFGHAGQEALAELMKDKGGFEHNKQSLRVVQKLERRYPEFPGLNLCEETLLGIMKHGGGYETSDLLTIRRSIGPSLEAMVVDVSDEITYSAHDLEDGLESGLLSLDDVKGLLIWKRIHDSMPPMDTNSKSEIHSISRSIGRVLLNLMVSDLVDSIHESLTKHFVNSRDSLSNLYKEKTKLVQFSEGFQKEFSELKTYLFQNLYRHPEVSRMSERGKETIYLLFKHFESHPESIPESYRNREEEDGRMRIICDYIAGMTDRYAIEKCKREGIFWFPY; this is translated from the coding sequence ATGAAGAAAGGGAGAAACGAACTCCTAGAGGACGAAGAAAAAATCCTGGCACCCTATGCAGTGGGAAGCCGAAATTCAGGTGGTAGGGCATACCCTGAACCAGAACACCCATACCGATTGCCATTCCAACGAGATAAAGACCGCATCATCCACTCACATGCATTCAAACGATTGGAATACAAAACACAGGTGTTTGTTTATTCAGAGGGTGATCATTTTCGAAATCGATTGACACATACTTTGGAAGTTGCAGGGATTTCGAAAACGATTTCGAAAGTCCTTGGTCTCAATGAAGATTTGAGTGAGAGCATTGCCCTGGCCCACGATTTGGGTCATTCTCCTTTTGGGCATGCAGGCCAAGAAGCTCTTGCAGAACTGATGAAAGACAAAGGTGGGTTTGAACATAACAAACAATCACTTCGAGTCGTACAAAAATTAGAACGAAGGTATCCCGAATTTCCAGGTCTCAATTTATGTGAAGAAACCTTACTTGGGATTATGAAACATGGAGGTGGGTATGAAACATCGGATTTACTAACAATTCGGAGATCAATTGGCCCATCACTGGAAGCCATGGTTGTGGATGTATCTGATGAAATCACATATAGTGCTCATGATTTAGAAGATGGACTTGAAAGTGGATTATTATCTCTAGATGACGTAAAAGGACTTTTGATCTGGAAACGAATCCACGACAGTATGCCTCCGATGGATACAAATTCCAAATCAGAAATCCATTCCATATCTAGGTCCATCGGAAGGGTTTTACTCAATTTGATGGTTTCTGATTTGGTGGATTCTATTCATGAATCTTTAACAAAACATTTTGTAAATTCAAGAGATTCCTTATCTAATTTATATAAAGAAAAAACAAAACTTGTACAATTTTCAGAGGGTTTCCAAAAAGAATTTTCAGAACTAAAAACATATTTATTCCAAAATTTATACCGCCACCCTGAAGTTTCACGGATGAGTGAAAGAGGGAAAGAAACTATATATCTTCTCTTTAAGCATTTTGAATCACACCCAGAGTCTATCCCTGAATCTTATAGAAATCGTGAAGAGGAAGATGGGCGGATGAGGATCATCTGTGATTATATTGCGGGGATGACAGACCGTTACGCGATAGAAAAATGCAAACGAGAAGGGATCTTTTGGTTTCCTTACTAA
- a CDS encoding glutathione S-transferase family protein, producing the protein MYSLYSHPNSTYSKRVHIYLKYRNLEYETIHVALDKLENRKKPFLSINPYGKVPVLKEDEFLLSESTAIIRYLEEKHLFSNPLFPIDLQKRAILNQMLNQCESEFCFPGSVIYFSKKFVPEEKWDTKRMKDSSKRIGRHLEILENLLSKENYLFENKFGLLEILYAPFIEHYMMMDTKIPDAVEKWILRVMDETVVKEVLKK; encoded by the coding sequence ATGTATAGTCTCTATTCCCATCCAAATTCCACTTATAGCAAACGTGTTCATATTTATTTGAAGTATAGAAATTTGGAATATGAAACGATCCATGTGGCACTCGACAAATTGGAAAATCGAAAAAAACCTTTCCTTTCCATTAATCCTTATGGGAAAGTGCCTGTTTTAAAAGAGGATGAATTTTTACTTTCTGAATCTACTGCCATCATTCGGTATTTAGAAGAAAAACATTTGTTTTCGAATCCATTATTCCCAATCGATTTGCAAAAACGAGCGATTCTAAACCAAATGTTGAACCAATGTGAATCCGAATTTTGTTTCCCTGGCAGTGTGATTTATTTTTCTAAAAAATTTGTTCCAGAAGAAAAATGGGACACCAAAAGAATGAAAGATTCTTCCAAACGAATTGGACGGCACTTAGAGATACTTGAGAATTTACTCTCCAAAGAAAACTATTTATTTGAAAACAAGTTTGGGCTTTTGGAAATCCTATATGCACCGTTTATCGAACATTATATGATGATGGATACAAAAATCCCCGATGCCGTTGAAAAATGGATCCTTAGAGTGATGGACGAGACAGTTGTAAAAGAAGTCTTAAAAAAATAA